The genome window GGCAACGGCATTGAAAGCCTGCAGACTCTTGAGGGGAGGAAGGCCGGCCATGCTGGATCGCCAATCTGGTCATAGGGTGCAGGAGCGATAGCATCGGGACGCCGGCAAGGTCCAGATGCTAAGCGTTGAGGTGTTATAGTAAACCACCTGGTTGACTGTTTGCCTGGAGCGATTATATTCAACCGTATGGTTGATCAAAATGTACAGGACCTGAACACGGTCTTTCATGCACTCGGCGATGCGACGCGCCGCCGGATGCTTGCTGATCTGGCTCTCGGCGACCGTACCGTCAGCCAGCTCGCAGAACCTTTCGCCATGTCGCTGGCAGCAGCGTCGAAACACATCAAGTCGCTTGAGAAGGCAGGGCTGATCCGGCGGGAAGTCCAGGGGCGAACGCATGTTTGCCGCCTGCGGCCTGAGCCGCTGGCCAACGCCCATGAATGGCTGAGCTTCTATGAACGGTTCTGGACGCAACGCCTCGACGTTCTGGAGCAGCTCCTGCTGGAAGAAGATACCGGGACGCATGGGCCCCAAAAATCCGCGCACCCCCCCGAAGGAGATGAAGAATGAGCGTGCCGACTGCTTCAGAGGATTACGGCGTTCTGAAGGACGAGAGAACCTTGGAGATCCGACGCCGTTTGCCCGGGCCGATCGAGCGGGTCTGGGACTACCTGGCTGACAGCGACAAGCGTCAAAGATGGCTCGCATCCGGCGACATGAAGGGCGGGACGGGGGCCGAGTTCGTGCTGACCTGGCGCAACGATGAACTGACGGATCCGCCAGGCAGCCGGCCCGAGGGGTTTTCCGAGGGGGCGACGATGGCGAGCCGGGTGGTCGAGTTCGACCCGCCGCATCGACTGACCTTCACCTGGGGCGAGAGTGGAACGGTGACAATCCAGCTCAGCGAGGCCGGGGAGGGTGTTCTCCTGACCCTGATCCATCGCGGATTGGCGGAGCGCAGCACAAGGGTCATGGTCGGTGCGGGCTGGCACATCCATCTCGATATTCTTGCCGCCAGGCTGTCGGGTGCCGACCCGGAGCCGTTCTGGGACGGGTGGGTCCGGCTTCGGTCGGACTACGAGGCGCGCGTTCCGCTCTAGCGAGCAGCGGCTAGAAGGGGCCGAGAGCCGTCAGGTGATTGTCCCAGGCGTGTCCCGGCATTTGTAAGAGCGGGTTCTGATTGTGCCAGAGCCCGCCCTTCCCATCGCTGAACAGGAACCCCTCTTGATAGGGAGCAATCCCACAGACATCATCGATCTCGAGACGTCGGGCGACCTCGCCGGATCGTCCGTCGAGGATATGGGCCAGGCCGCCGCGTGGTGAAGTGACCGCAACCTGTCCGGTCTTCGGATTCGCAGCCACCGACCCGATGTAGCGCCTGCCGCGACGCCCATCCATGCCGAGCGTGTCGACCGATTTCAGCGGCGCGCCCGGCCGCCCCACCGCAAGAACAGGGATGTCGTCTTCCATCTGCCCCTGATACTGGCCGCCGATCCAGACAGAGCCGTCCGGCGTTTCCGCAATGTGACGCAGCGACAGTTGACGCAGATCCGACGGCAATGCGTGCCTTTCCAGACACTCTCCTGTACGAATGTCGATCCTCGCCAGATTGGGGGACATCGTGGACAGGTTCAGTTTCTGCCGCGGAAAGTCCGGGTGAGTCTCGATGCCGCCATTGGCGACGATCGCACAACGACCGTCCAGGGACAGCAGGCATTGATGCGGACCGATGCCGAACGTCTCAAACTCCCCGACGCGCCGGTATTCGTCGGTGACATCGTAAATCCCCAGAACGCCTCGGCCCCTGTCGAAATCATTCTCGGACGCGAACAGCAAACGGCCGCTCGATGCATAGAAACCATGCCCGAAGAAATGCCGATCCCGCCGCGCCCTTACGATCCACCGAGCCATCCCCGCCTGCCGATCGACGATGACGATGGTTGTGCCGGGTCGGCGGGCGAAAAGCGCACAGAAGCGCCCATCCGGCGACACGGCGCCACCATGGCCCCGGCCGTCGAAGGGAAGTTCAAGCAGGGTCTGTCCGGTTTCCGAGACTAGGGTGGCGACATTTTCGCCGTCCGGCATTCGACGGGATGACAGGAATGTCGCCCCGGACGGGGACGCAAGGCTTTCTGCAGGCCAGGCCGTGCCTGCGGCCAGCAGAGAGAGGGCGGAACGTCGCGAGAGTTCAGTCGCCGTCGAGGGCATTGAATCCGACCGTCAGACCAAGTGCGTCGGCAATGTCTTCGGAAAGCAGGGCGATCGCGCTTCTCACTGGAATCCCGGCATAGACCAAGTGGCTGTGTCCATTCGACGATTCAACGACCGCCAAGACGTCTTCGTCCATCGCTTGTGCCGCAGCGATGGCATCTAGGGCGGTTCCCAACTCCCTGTGCAACTGGTCCGCAATCAGGGCGGTTTCACGATCCAGGATCGAACCCAATTGCCAGACCGCGATCAAACGGTTCACGCCGATCAGATTGTTTTCGATGGCTCTCAGAGCATGGCCCGAGCGCCAGAAGGGCAGGGTCTTCGGCTTCGCGTTTTGCGGCGCATCGCCTAGCGCAATCTCAAGTTTCAGGTCTGCTGTGGCCTGAAGTTGCTGCCGCGCCGCTTTCAGGAGCTCCTGCATGGCCTCGTCGGCATTGCGATAGATCGAATTGTCTTCCGCCGGGTGCCGCAGGCGGGACGCATATCCGTCCGGTGAGGACCATTCATCCCGCAACCGGATTGCAACATCCGCGATCGCGTTGGCCGTGGCGCGGGCATATCGGCAGCGGTGTGGGGCGCGCCCGTCGGCCAGCGTCTCACTTCCAGTACCGAACAGCGTGAATTCAAGGGCCGGGAGTCCCTGAACCGCGACGCTCTTCTGCTGAAGTGCGTGTCGATCGGTTGCGGATTCATCCGCGCTGTCGACAATGCGTTGAACCTGACGCAGTCCGCGTCCTCTAGGGTCCGGCCAGAAGAACAGCCGCTCGATCCTGTTATCCTCTCGGGCTGGACCGAAGCGGAACGGCTCCATTCTCGAGAAGGTAGCCACCAGCGTCTGGAAACGGGTCCGCGCGGCGGTGAGCGCGACGGCGCCCGGTGCATCACAAAGGGTGGAGATCGCGTCCGCCTGCTCTGTGGCTGCCCCGGCCAGCGCTTCATATCCGGGAACGATGACGTCATCGATCGAACGGTTGACGGCCCCCTGCAGGTCCAAGGGTTCCGCGGAGAGGGGAAGCGCAATCATTCCAAACAATGTTGCGGCCATCAGCGAAGGCAGTTTCCTTCGAAGCATCACAGGGACTCCAGAAAGCGGATCAGGTCGCGTCTTTCTTCCGGCGTAAGCCGGGTGACGGCATTCCGCGCAGAGTACGCCTCGCCGCCGTGCCAGAGGATTGCTTCCAACAGGGTGCGGGCGCGACCGTCATGCAGGAAGAAGGTATGACCGTTCACACGTTCAGTCAGACCGATGCCCCAAAGCGGCGGGGTGCGCCACTCTCTGCCGGAGGCGCTGCCGACAGGGCGACCGTCCGCCAACCCATCGCCCATATCGTGCAGAAGCATGTCCGTATAGGGCCAGATCAACTGAAACCGGTGTTCCTCGAACTCGGCCTCGCGGCTGGTGACATATTTCGGGGTATGGCATGCCGGACAGCCGAGCGCATAGAAATGCGCCTTGCCGCGAAGAACCGCCGGGTCGTCGACATGGCGCCGCGCCGGGACGGCCAGATTGCGTGCATAGTGCGACACCAGCTCCAGGACGGGCGGCGGTGCCTCCGTGGGGCCCAGACTTTCCTGTGTCCCGTGGGGCATGCCGATACACTTTGGCTGCTTGTCGGTACAATCGCCCCAATCGATCGGCAGACGGGGTGTAGAGAGCCCGATATCGCCGGCAAAGGCATGGGCGGATTGCTGTTCCACGTCCGGCATCGAGGCCTTCCAGCCAAACCGGCCCAGGATCATGGTCTCCGTTGCCGGGTCAAACACATAGCTCGGCCGTCCGGAAATGCCGTCGCCGTTGCGGTCCTCCGGATCCGCCTGGCGCAGAATGTCATCGGGATGGATCGCCTCCAGAAGTCCCAGGCCGATCATCGGAGACGCGATACGGGGCGACATCATGGTATCGGGATGCAATGGCCCGTATCCCAGATTCTCGATACTGTAGGAGGGTTTCCGCAGAACTACAGGGGGCTCGCCGTTCAGTTCGACGACGACATCCTCATAGGTTATCCGCATGGTTCCCTCTGCCGGGAGGCCGGGCACTGCGAGATCCTGCAGTTGGCCGCCATAGGTCGGCTCTGGAATGCGTGGAACACGGCCGCCTTCGATGGCTTCTTTCTCATCATCTGTCTGCGGCGGAATGGACAGGCGCAGGAACATGGAGACCGCGGAATCCTCCGGTCCGTTCGGCGGATGGCCGCGCCCGTCCTTCAAATGACATCTCTGACAGGATCGCGCGTTGAACAGGGGGCCAAGTCCGTCGGATGCGCGAGTGGAAGCGGGCGAGGCCACCCAAACTTTCCTGAACAACCCATTGCCCAGCTTGAAGTTCTGCTCCCCTTCGAAATCAAGATTTGCCGATGGGTGGGAAAAGGCATTGCCGTCCGGCGTTGCCATTGACGTTGCCGCACCCGCGGACATGACCTCGAAACTCTCCGGCTTGTCGAATGCGGTCGCCGGTTTGACCACGGCCGCCACCCGGCCGCGATCTGTGGCGGATAGGTCGGTCCGTCCCGGTTCCTGTGCCGCAATTTGGGGGACAAGGAGGCTCAGGAAGAGGGTAGAGACGAACGCCAACGCCGTGGTCTTCGGACAATGAAGAATCATTGCGCGCATGAAACCCTCTGAACTTCCGCTGAGACCGAAATCCGGACGGAATTTCTCCCGTCCGGATAACCGCCTGATGCGATGACGGACTTACTGGAAAACGGCGTTCGGGTTGTCGAGGCTGTCGGAGCCTTCGAACTCAATTGCGGACAATCCCAGCGTTGCAACGGCGCGTTCGATGGAGCGCGTCTGGTCGACAAGGGCGTCGACGACGGCCTGGACAACGGCATTGCCGGTCGCGTTTCCTTCACCGATCATCTGATCGTAAGCCTCGATGGACTCCGCTCGTGCGCGCATGACCGCCAGAGCAGCGACGCTGTTATTCAGTTTGGTGCGCAATTCCTGATCCAACCCGGCATTCAGATCGCGCAACAGGTCTGAAATGGAAGGGCCCGATACGACCGATCCATCGATGCGTCGGTATGTGCCGGTATAGACGTTTCGAATGCCGATCTGATCGAAGTAATGGGAATCGTGCGTGTTGTCCGAGAAGCAGTCATGCTCTTCTTCCGGATCGTGCAGCATCAGGCCCAGTTTGATGCGCTCACCCGCCAATTCCCCATAGGACAGCGACCCCATGCCGGTGAGGATCGACGATAGGCCCTGTTTCGGGTCCTCCAGCAAGGCGGCGCGCGCAGCGCCATCGGCCTGCCAGTTCCCGACCATTTCCTCCAGGTCCGCGATCAAGAGCGTCGAAGCCGCCTTCAGATAGGCGGCACGGCGGTCACAATTGCCGTTGGTGCAGTTTTCAACGTCGAAGTCGCTGGCGGGGCGGGTGCCGGCGCCGGCCTCAGAACCGTTCAGATCCTGCCCCCAGAGCAGGAACTCAATCGCATGGTAGCCGGTGGCGACATTCGCCTCGACCTCTTCGGCTTCATGCAATGTCTCGGACAGTAGCGTCGGCGTTATCCGCGTTGCGTCGACTTTGGTACCGTTCACGGTCAGTTTCGGATTGGCGATGACGTTTACGGTGTAGAGGGCATTGGCGTCGGATTCACTGCCGTAGGACGTGGCGACATAGTCGATCAGTCCTTCGTCCAGCGGCCAGGCGTTCACGCGTCCTTCCCAGTCGTCGACGATGGCGTTTCCGAAGCGGTAGGCCTCGGTCTGCTGATAAGGCTCGCGCGCGGCAATCCAGGCGGCCCTTGCCGTCAAAAGGGTTGCGGTACTGGGCGCTGCGATCAAGGCATCGATTGCGCTGTCCAGAGCGCGCGCGGTAATGAGGGAATCCTCGTAGCCGGCATGGGCAATATCCGAATAGGTGTTCAGCACCGCTTCCGGATCAGCTGCCTGTGCGGTCATCATTGGAAACGTCGCGAAGGCTGCTGCGACCAGGGTATTCTTGACTGCGCTCAAGGGGACTCTCCCGATTTTGAGAATGCTAGTGAGAGTCAATTGCATTTCAATGATGGCGAGTCAACAGAGAGGTGACACGAACGGAACCGGTCCGAATTACACCTCTTGCCGATCAGGCCTGCATCGCGGCGGATAGATGGCGGTATCGGGAAATCATCCTGGATTTCGCCTCGTCCGGACGGAGGGGCGTCGGATCGAACGGTCCGCTGGAGCCGACCGACGGAGCCTTGCCCCAAAGCTTGCGGGCTTCCTTTTCCGAGAAGCCGGCGATGCCCGTTGCCTCGATGCGGGCCGCTTGAAGGTCGGCCTTCTTGATCAGTTTCTTGAGGGACGGGGGCGTTTGAGAGGGCAGGCCGAAGCGGATGTGTATCGCCGTCTGAAGCCGATCTTCCAGGGCGCGGTAGTCAATTCCAATCGCTGCCTTGAAGGGCGAGATCATGTCGCCCACAACATATTCCGACGCGTCGTGCAGCAGCGCCATCAGTCGCTGGGAGGCGGTCAATTTCGGGTTCAGCTCCACGGCAAGGGCTTCAACCATAACGCTGTGCTGTGCGACCGAAAAGGCCCAGTCGCCGGTCGTCTGGCCGTTCCAGCGGGCCACCCGGGACAGTCCATGCGCAATGTCTTCAATTTCGATGTCGACAGGGCTGGGATTCAAGAGATCCAGCCGGCGGCCGCTCAACATGCGTTGCCACGCCCGTTTGGTTTCCGCACCGGCCGTCATGTCAGATAGGGCTTCAACCATTTCAGGCCCGACCAGGTATCTTCCCGGGGAAGATACTCACATCCGATCCAGCCATTGTATCCCAGCCGGTCGAGACGATCGAAGAGGGCCGGATAATTGACTTCCCCGGTGTCCGGCTCGTTGCGGCCGGGCACACCGGCGATCTGAATATGCCCGATGATACCGATATGACGCTCGATGGTTGCCATCAGGTCGCCCTGCATGATCTGGCGGTGATAGATGTCGAGCTGCAGGGCGAGGTTGGAGGCCTGAACATTGTCCATGATGCGGATCGCCTGTTCGGTCCGGTTCACCACATATCCCGGCATGTCGCGTGTGTTGATCGGCTCGACCATCAGCGTGATACCGCCGCGCTCCGCATGGGGGGCTATGCGGCGAAGATTCCCTTCCAGGGCCGAATGGTGAACCCGCTCGTCCAGGGTGACTGGAGCGATTCCGGCCATTACATGAAGGCGTTCGCATTCCAATATTGCGGCATAGTCCATGGCGGTCCGGAACCCGCGTTCGAACTCCGCCTCGCGACCGGGCAGGGCGCCGATACCGCGGTCCCCGCGCGCCCAGTCGCCGGCCGGAACGTTGAACAGCACGACCTCGACGCCGGCCTTCTCTCGGGCTTCGGCGACTTCTTCCTTGGCGTGTTCATAGGGAAACTGGAACTCGACGCCGGCGAAACCGGCCTCCCGCGCCGCATCGAAGCGCTCCAGAAACGGCACTTCGGTGAACAACATCGACAGGTTGGCCGCGAAACGGGGCATGAAGTCCTTTCCCGGGCAGGGACGATCAGGGGCGTCGAACCGCTCTGAGTTCGGTTTCCTCCGCCCGGCGAATATGCGCTCTTAGGTCCGGCAAGGTCCAGACCCGTGTGGACATATCCGTGGCATTGCAGTGCAGGATCCTGTCCGGTGCGGTCAGAATGCCGACATGCCCGGGCCAGAAGGCGAGGTCGCCGCGTTGAAGCGGAGCCTCTTCAAAGTCGATCTCGGTGCCGACCAGTCTTTCCTGCATGTCGGAATCCCTGGGGCATGTTATGCCGCAGGCGGACAGGGCAAATTGAACCAGCGCGGAACAATCCATGCCTTCGCTGGACCGACCGCCCCAGAGGTAGGGTGTTTCCAGAAAGCGTTCCGCAACGGCGACGGGATCCCGTTCGCGATGATCCACCGCCACCAGATGGGCGGAATAGAGCCACTGGCCGTCAGCGATCTGAGACCAGCGTCCGCTGACATCCACCACATGGACCAAGGCGCCGTGAGGCAGCGCAGCGACGGCGAACCGTTTCAGTTCCGGTGCCGGATAAAGATGGGTCCGGCGGGCGGCGACCCGATGTGTCGGTGACGGCTCGGAATAGGAAAGGGCCGTTGCGTCGACATAGCCGACATATCCATCCAACTGAGACTGCACCCAGGACCAGCCGTCGCTGGTGTCATAGACCGTAACCGGTTCTCCGAACAGGAATTCCGTATCCCGCGGCCGGGCCGCATCCGGCGCCGGCCTTACCGGCAGGACAGGGTGGACCACACGTGCCGTTTCGCCTGCGACAAAGCGGGTGGCCTCGACCTGGCCCTGGAGCGACTGGGCAGCGAGGTCCGGTCGGTAGGCGTTGAGGCGTCGGTCGAGGTCGCTCAATCGAACAGCTTGTCGATTTCGTCCTGGGAAATCGACGCTTCCTTCTGAAGGGCCGGTCCGTTCAACAGGGCATCGTCGCCCTGCGGTTTGTCCTCCTGGGCGAACTCGCTGGCCAGCCGATTGATCTCGTCATGACCCCAGAGGTCGATCATCTTGTTCACCCGCTCCTCGACGAATTTCATCGACCGGACGATCTTGGTCACACGCTGGCCGGTGATGTCCTGGAAGGTGCAGGCCTCGATCGCTTCCATGGTCTTCTCGCTGATCTGGTCGCACAGCGCGCCACGCGCCTTGGGGTCGTCGGTTGTGCGGATTTCCTCAACCAGACCATCGACGGATTCCATGTGTTCCAGAATGGAATGGGTCGCCGTTTCCGTCGCGCCGACAATGGCGTCCAACTGGTCGGCCATGGTTTCGAACCGCGTCTGGTTGCCGTCAGCGGCGACCATATGGGCGATTTCTTCCCTGAAACGCTTGATGTACTGGACGAGACTGACGATCTCGGACTTCAGTTGCTTGTCGTTTGCGTGCCGTTCCGGCATCCGACTTCCCCCTAAAACGCTTTGAACGCGAGAATGGTGAAGGTATCCCGAACGCCCGGCAGTTTCTGGATATGGTCGGTGACGAAACGCCCGACATCCAGGTCTTCCGGCAGATAGCACTTCATCAGCAGATCGTACTGCCCCGACGTCGAATAGACCTCAGACACATGCTCCACGGATTCGACCGCCTCGGCGGCGGTGGTGTAGGCCTCCCCCAGGTCGCATTTCACCTGAACGAATAACGTGCGCATGATGGATCGGTCTCCTCATCGAACTGTACAGACAGTTGGAGAATGCCCCGCGCAACCTGCGCGGTGCAAGGAAAACCCGGTCTGCGGAATGGCTTACCGCGCGCGCAGCAGGAAGGCCGGAACCTGCTCGGTCTTGCCGAACGGGACGTCCGAAATATCGGGCAGGGGATCGTCGTTGGCTTCGGCAGCGGCGCTGCGCTCCCGGCCGCCGCGACGGCCCTTGCCTTCGCGTGCTTCGTCTTTCGCCGGCGCATTCTTGCTGCGGGATCGCGATCCGCGTCCCCGCTTGGCGTCCGCCTTCTGTGGCTGAGCCTCATCCTCCGGCCCGGTTTCGGTCCGCGGCTCATCGTTGCCGGTCTTCGCTTCGGCGTCTTCGGCCTGTCCGGCCTCCGTGACCTGCGGGATCTTCTTCCCGATCAGCTTCTCGATCGCGTCCAGATACTTGCTGTCGTTGTCGCTGGCGAAGGTAATCGACACACCGCTGCGCCCGGCACGGCCGGTCCGGCCGATCCGGTGAACGTAGTCCTCCGAATGGGACGGGACGTCGTAATTGAAAACGTGGCTCACGGACGGAATGTCCAGGCCGCGTGCGGCGACGTCGGAACAGACCAGGATGTTGATCTCGTTCTTCTTGAACTTGTCGAGCCATTCGAGGCGCTTGTACTGATCCATGTCGCCATGGAGGGCACCGGCCGAAAAACCCGCCTGTTCAAGGGCGCGGTAGAGCGATGCCACATCACGCTTCCGATTGCAGAAGACGAGTGCGTTCTTGATCGTATCGTCCTGAAGCAGACGATAGAGCGTCTTGCGCTTCTGTCGCCCGTCGACCTTCATCAGACGCTGCTCGATCGTGTCGGCCGTGCTGGCCGGCGGCGCGACGGTAATTTCCTTCGGGTTGCTGAGGAACTTCGACGCCAGCTTGCGGATTTCCGGCGGCATGGTGGCGGAGAACATCAGCGTCTGACGCAGCGGCGGCATCAGCGAGACCAGTTTCTCGACATCGGGGATGAACCCCATGTCGAGCATGCGGTCGCCCTCGTCGATGACCAGAATCTTCACGTCGGTCAGGATGACCTTGCCGCGCTCGCAATGATCCAGCAGGCGTCCCGGCGTTGCGATCAGGACGTCGACACCGCGATTGATCTTGGCTTCCTGCTCCGCAAATGACACGCCGCCGATCAGCAGGGCCATGTTGAGCTTGTTATACTTCCCGTAGGTCTCGAAGTTGTCCGCGACCTGTGCGGCAAGTTCCCGCGTCGGCTCCAGGATCACCGTCCGCGGCATCCGCGCCCGGCCACGTCCCTGGGACAGGATGTCGATCATCGGTAGGGTGAAGGACGCGGTCTTGCCCGTCCCGGTCTGTGCGCAGCCCAGTATATCCCGGTTCATCAGGACATAAGGGATCGCTTTCTCTTGAATCGGCGTCGGGGTTTCATAGCCCGCGTCGCTGATCGCGCGCAGGATGGGGTCACTGAGACCGAGATCGGCAAAAGTCGTCGCCATGCGTTCCTTCTCGCCGGTTTATTGCGTCAGAATCGACCAAATCCGGCGTCTTCGATTGCGCCGGACTATAGGCCGCGCGCCTTTCCTGTCAACGACAGCCCAATATCTCTTACCTTGCAGGGGCGCACGATTGCCCAACTGTTGCCCTATGGCTACGGTCTGCGGGTCTGTCGGACCCTGTTTGGATGGAAAGGTGACCCATGCTGATTGATGCTAAGCAATCTCTGCTCCTGACAATCGATGTTCAGGAGAGGCTGTTGCCGGCGATTCACGAGGGCGACCGGGTTCTGGCGAACTGCCTCAAGCTGATTGAGGCCGCCCGCCGGCTCGAGATTCCAGCTCTCTGCAGCGAACAGTATCCGAAGGGACTCGGTCCCAGCGTGCCTGAACTGAAGGCCGCCCTCGCGTCCGACGAGATCATGCCGAAGCTTCATTTCTCCTGCGCGGCCGATCCTGACATGGCGCGACGGATCGCGGAATCCGGTCGACGACAGCTGATCCTCTGCGGTGTCGAAGCCCATGTCTGCGTGTTGCAATCCGCCTTTGGCTTTCGGGAGGCCGGATATGACGTCTTCGTCGTTCTGGATGCTGTTTCCAGCCGGTCGCCGGATAGCGTCGCGGCAGCCAGGGATCGTTTCCTGGCCGGCGGCGTTTCCGTGGTGACATTGGAGATGGTGCTGTTCGAATGGCTGCATCAGGCGGCGACGCCGGAATTTCGGGATCTGCGGGGCCTGATTACCTGATTGTCGGGAAATCTCTGACCAGACAGTTCAGGCAACGATCGCGTCGGTCCAGTGGCGGGTCGCTGGGCAGCAGTTCCCGGACCGCGAGGGCGAATGCGTCGTTGAATGCCTCATTTCCCGGTGTGGCGCCTTCGGGGAACCTGAGCCAAAGCGAGCTGAGATCCCGATCCCGCTTGCAATAGACGATCAACGCCTCGTCGGCATAGCGGCTGCCAGGATCGGGCTTTGTCTCGCCGCGGCACAGATAGGCACCGATCGCATCGGGCGGTGGCTGGAACAGCACTTCGATGCGTCCCGGGCCGATGTCTGGATTGTTCGGTCTGTCGGTAAAGGTGATCGGAAGTCCCGGGTTGCGACCGCTCATCGCCGCGCCCACTGCGTTCGAA of Alphaproteobacteria bacterium contains these proteins:
- a CDS encoding metalloregulator ArsR/SmtB family transcription factor, yielding MVDQNVQDLNTVFHALGDATRRRMLADLALGDRTVSQLAEPFAMSLAAASKHIKSLEKAGLIRREVQGRTHVCRLRPEPLANAHEWLSFYERFWTQRLDVLEQLLLEEDTGTHGPQKSAHPPEGDEE
- a CDS encoding SRPBCC family protein; translated protein: MSVPTASEDYGVLKDERTLEIRRRLPGPIERVWDYLADSDKRQRWLASGDMKGGTGAEFVLTWRNDELTDPPGSRPEGFSEGATMASRVVEFDPPHRLTFTWGESGTVTIQLSEAGEGVLLTLIHRGLAERSTRVMVGAGWHIHLDILAARLSGADPEPFWDGWVRLRSDYEARVPL
- a CDS encoding DUF1513 domain-containing protein: MPDGENVATLVSETGQTLLELPFDGRGHGGAVSPDGRFCALFARRPGTTIVIVDRQAGMARWIVRARRDRHFFGHGFYASSGRLLFASENDFDRGRGVLGIYDVTDEYRRVGEFETFGIGPHQCLLSLDGRCAIVANGGIETHPDFPRQKLNLSTMSPNLARIDIRTGECLERHALPSDLRQLSLRHIAETPDGSVWIGGQYQGQMEDDIPVLAVGRPGAPLKSVDTLGMDGRRGRRYIGSVAANPKTGQVAVTSPRGGLAHILDGRSGEVARRLEIDDVCGIAPYQEGFLFSDGKGGLWHNQNPLLQMPGHAWDNHLTALGPF
- a CDS encoding imelysin family protein, encoding MAATLFGMIALPLSAEPLDLQGAVNRSIDDVIVPGYEALAGAATEQADAISTLCDAPGAVALTAARTRFQTLVATFSRMEPFRFGPAREDNRIERLFFWPDPRGRGLRQVQRIVDSADESATDRHALQQKSVAVQGLPALEFTLFGTGSETLADGRAPHRCRYARATANAIADVAIRLRDEWSSPDGYASRLRHPAEDNSIYRNADEAMQELLKAARQQLQATADLKLEIALGDAPQNAKPKTLPFWRSGHALRAIENNLIGVNRLIAVWQLGSILDRETALIADQLHRELGTALDAIAAAQAMDEDVLAVVESSNGHSHLVYAGIPVRSAIALLSEDIADALGLTVGFNALDGD
- a CDS encoding di-heme oxidoredictase family protein, with translation MRAMILHCPKTTALAFVSTLFLSLLVPQIAAQEPGRTDLSATDRGRVAAVVKPATAFDKPESFEVMSAGAATSMATPDGNAFSHPSANLDFEGEQNFKLGNGLFRKVWVASPASTRASDGLGPLFNARSCQRCHLKDGRGHPPNGPEDSAVSMFLRLSIPPQTDDEKEAIEGGRVPRIPEPTYGGQLQDLAVPGLPAEGTMRITYEDVVVELNGEPPVVLRKPSYSIENLGYGPLHPDTMMSPRIASPMIGLGLLEAIHPDDILRQADPEDRNGDGISGRPSYVFDPATETMILGRFGWKASMPDVEQQSAHAFAGDIGLSTPRLPIDWGDCTDKQPKCIGMPHGTQESLGPTEAPPPVLELVSHYARNLAVPARRHVDDPAVLRGKAHFYALGCPACHTPKYVTSREAEFEEHRFQLIWPYTDMLLHDMGDGLADGRPVGSASGREWRTPPLWGIGLTERVNGHTFFLHDGRARTLLEAILWHGGEAYSARNAVTRLTPEERRDLIRFLESL
- a CDS encoding imelysin family protein, translating into MMTAQAADPEAVLNTYSDIAHAGYEDSLITARALDSAIDALIAAPSTATLLTARAAWIAAREPYQQTEAYRFGNAIVDDWEGRVNAWPLDEGLIDYVATSYGSESDANALYTVNVIANPKLTVNGTKVDATRITPTLLSETLHEAEEVEANVATGYHAIEFLLWGQDLNGSEAGAGTRPASDFDVENCTNGNCDRRAAYLKAASTLLIADLEEMVGNWQADGAARAALLEDPKQGLSSILTGMGSLSYGELAGERIKLGLMLHDPEEEHDCFSDNTHDSHYFDQIGIRNVYTGTYRRIDGSVVSGPSISDLLRDLNAGLDQELRTKLNNSVAALAVMRARAESIEAYDQMIGEGNATGNAVVQAVVDALVDQTRSIERAVATLGLSAIEFEGSDSLDNPNAVFQ
- a CDS encoding HD family hydrolase, with translation MTAGAETKRAWQRMLSGRRLDLLNPSPVDIEIEDIAHGLSRVARWNGQTTGDWAFSVAQHSVMVEALAVELNPKLTASQRLMALLHDASEYVVGDMISPFKAAIGIDYRALEDRLQTAIHIRFGLPSQTPPSLKKLIKKADLQAARIEATGIAGFSEKEARKLWGKAPSVGSSGPFDPTPLRPDEAKSRMISRYRHLSAAMQA
- the otnI gene encoding 2-oxo-tetronate isomerase, whose product is MPRFAANLSMLFTEVPFLERFDAAREAGFAGVEFQFPYEHAKEEVAEAREKAGVEVVLFNVPAGDWARGDRGIGALPGREAEFERGFRTAMDYAAILECERLHVMAGIAPVTLDERVHHSALEGNLRRIAPHAERGGITLMVEPINTRDMPGYVVNRTEQAIRIMDNVQASNLALQLDIYHRQIMQGDLMATIERHIGIIGHIQIAGVPGRNEPDTGEVNYPALFDRLDRLGYNGWIGCEYLPREDTWSGLKWLKPYLT
- a CDS encoding NlpC/P60 family protein, encoding MSDLDRRLNAYRPDLAAQSLQGQVEATRFVAGETARVVHPVLPVRPAPDAARPRDTEFLFGEPVTVYDTSDGWSWVQSQLDGYVGYVDATALSYSEPSPTHRVAARRTHLYPAPELKRFAVAALPHGALVHVVDVSGRWSQIADGQWLYSAHLVAVDHRERDPVAVAERFLETPYLWGGRSSEGMDCSALVQFALSACGITCPRDSDMQERLVGTEIDFEEAPLQRGDLAFWPGHVGILTAPDRILHCNATDMSTRVWTLPDLRAHIRRAEETELRAVRRP
- a CDS encoding protein phosphatase CheZ, encoding MPERHANDKQLKSEIVSLVQYIKRFREEIAHMVAADGNQTRFETMADQLDAIVGATETATHSILEHMESVDGLVEEIRTTDDPKARGALCDQISEKTMEAIEACTFQDITGQRVTKIVRSMKFVEERVNKMIDLWGHDEINRLASEFAQEDKPQGDDALLNGPALQKEASISQDEIDKLFD
- a CDS encoding Lrp/AsnC ligand binding domain-containing protein, with the translated sequence MRTLFVQVKCDLGEAYTTAAEAVESVEHVSEVYSTSGQYDLLMKCYLPEDLDVGRFVTDHIQKLPGVRDTFTILAFKAF
- a CDS encoding DEAD/DEAH box helicase, which gives rise to MATTFADLGLSDPILRAISDAGYETPTPIQEKAIPYVLMNRDILGCAQTGTGKTASFTLPMIDILSQGRGRARMPRTVILEPTRELAAQVADNFETYGKYNKLNMALLIGGVSFAEQEAKINRGVDVLIATPGRLLDHCERGKVILTDVKILVIDEGDRMLDMGFIPDVEKLVSLMPPLRQTLMFSATMPPEIRKLASKFLSNPKEITVAPPASTADTIEQRLMKVDGRQKRKTLYRLLQDDTIKNALVFCNRKRDVASLYRALEQAGFSAGALHGDMDQYKRLEWLDKFKKNEINILVCSDVAARGLDIPSVSHVFNYDVPSHSEDYVHRIGRTGRAGRSGVSITFASDNDSKYLDAIEKLIGKKIPQVTEAGQAEDAEAKTGNDEPRTETGPEDEAQPQKADAKRGRGSRSRSKNAPAKDEAREGKGRRGGRERSAAAEANDDPLPDISDVPFGKTEQVPAFLLRAR